Genomic segment of Serinicoccus hydrothermalis:
GAGTCGGCGAGGTAGTTGAAGACCCCGTCGGTCCCGGGCACCGGCCAGTAGGTGTAGTCCTCGGGGGCGGTCATGTCCTGGGCGTCGTAGGCCGCGACGGCCCAGTCACCCATGACGTTGTAGGCCGCGTCGCCCGCCATGACCGGCTGCAGCGCCGGCTCCCAGTCGAGCCCGTCGCGGTCGGTGTTGGACCACTCGACGATCTGCGCCCACTTCGTCAGCGCGGTGTTGACGTCGTCGCCGGCCCAGTCGGTGCTGCCGTCCCACAGCCCGTTGTATGCCTCGGGCCCGAGCTCGGAGAGCAGGACGTTCTCCAGGAGCTGGGTCTGGGTCCAGTCCATGCCGAGGGTGACCGGGGTCTTGCCGATGGCCTCGACCTTCTCCATGTCGGCCATCCACGCGTCCAGGTCCTCCGGGGGCGTCTCCGGGTCGATGCCGGCCTCCTCCAGGACGGCCGGGTTGACCCAGACCATGTTGGAGCGGTGCACGTTGGAGGGGATGGAGTAGATCTGGTCATCGACCGTGAGCTGCTCGATGAGGCTCTCCGGGAAGACGTCGGTGAGGCCGAACTCGTCGTACAGACCCGAGACGTCCTCGATCTGGCCGGCGTCGATGTAGTCCTGCAGCTCGGCACCGGTGTGCGCCTGGAAGGTGTCCGGCGGGTTGCCTGCCTGCAGGTCGGCCTGCAGCTTCTGCTTGGCCTGCGAGCCCGCACCACCGGCGAGCGCGGCGTTGATGAACTCGGTGTCCGGGTGCTGCTCGCCGAAGACCTCGACCAGCGCGTCCAGGCCGGCCTTCTCCGAGCCCTGCGCCCACCAGGTCATGACCTGGACCTCGCTGGCGTCGCCGCCCTCGGCCGAGCCACCGTCGCCCGAGCCGCCGGAGCCACCGGAGTCTCCCCCACCGC
This window contains:
- a CDS encoding ABC transporter substrate-binding protein — protein: MSQNKKVGRLSALAVVLSGALVLSACGGGDSGGSGGSGDGGSAEGGDASEVQVMTWWAQGSEKAGLDALVEVFGEQHPDTEFINAALAGGAGSQAKQKLQADLQAGNPPDTFQAHTGAELQDYIDAGQIEDVSGLYDEFGLTDVFPESLIEQLTVDDQIYSIPSNVHRSNMVWVNPAVLEEAGIDPETPPEDLDAWMADMEKVEAIGKTPVTLGMDWTQTQLLENVLLSELGPEAYNGLWDGSTDWAGDDVNTALTKWAQIVEWSNTDRDGLDWEPALQPVMAGDAAYNVMGDWAVAAYDAQDMTAPEDYTYWPVPGTDGVFNYLADSFTMPVGAAHAGGTKAWLETISSSEGQLAFNTVKGSIPARTDIDAAEFPEYQQSAMEDFENDTIVSSLAHGAAAPVAVSTAVNQAVVKFSQGASDVDTLQQELVAATESLSQ